The uncultured Carboxylicivirga sp. genomic interval TTTTCTAGAGATGATAAACTCAATATACTGATTCATCATTTCCTGAGCTTTAGTGTTGGTATAAAACTGTTTTGAGTAGTCTACAAATTCAGTCCAACTATGCTCATCTTCCTGTGGATAAGGAATTTTACCAGCTCCTGCCCATTTAAGATACTGAGGGAAACCTCCACTCCATGTCCAAAAATTACCCAATACCATAACAGCCTTCATATCTCTCTTTGACATTTCATTCAAAAAGAAATCCAAACCTTCTAATACCTCTTCATCATATATTCCTGGAGCTATCTGAATAGCAGGATGAATACAATATCGACCAAGAGAATCGGCTTCGCTTGCTGCTAATACCCTCAAATTTTTAATTCCCATAGCTTGTAGCTGATCTAATTCCTTAATCAATCGTTGTCTATCTCCTGTTGTAGGAGCCCCCAGATTCATTCCTTGCCAATAATTAGCTCCAACATATTGATAAGGTTTACCATTTAATACAAAAGCCTTATTATTAACTTTTACAAAATGATCTCCAGAATCCTCCTTTTTATTACAACTCACCATCGCAAGCATAAAGACAATGGCTAATAATAATGACGATTTAATCATATTTTATCTTTTTGAATTCATACAAAAGTGTAAATTTTACTCTTAACTTATTAATACAATTTTATCGTTTCAATATATTATTTGTGAGCAATACCATTTATACCATAAGAGAATAAAACACATCACTTTGATACTAAAATCACTCTAATATTAAAACAAAAGAATTAATATCTAAAATTATAAATTTATAAACATTTAATGTATTTTTAACCATCCAATAATCCCAATGTTGTGCCTTTAATGAAAACTAAATACATAATCACCGTACTATTTTCATGCCTTTTTGTCCAATTACAAATTGCACAGAAAACAGTAAAATTCAAACAGTTATCAAGCACCCAGGGTTTACCTGGGGTTAGCATTCAATGCCTACATCAAGATAAAAACGGGCTTATGTGGATTGGCATAGAGGCCTCTGGATTATGCCGTTACGACGGCAACTCCTATACTCTTTTTAAATCTTCTGACAAAGATAACCACCACCTTTCAAACAATTTTGTAACCTCTATCAGTAGCGATAACCATGGTCACTTATGGGTAGGAACCCTGGACGGATTAAACAAAGTAAATACTGACACTTATGAGATTAAAAACTTCTATCAAACAAACAATAATTCACTAATAAACAACAGTATAACAACATTACTTTGCGACAATTACGGCTATATTTGGATTGGTACCTCCAGAGGTTTAAGCATTTTAAATCCTGAAACAAACACATTTTATAACCTTCATGAGTTAAGTACGAGTAACAACAAGACACAAACCACAAACATACTTAGCATTTACGAAACCTCCAATCATGATATCTACATTGGAACCAACCAATCAGGCTTTTTTATATTTTCATCAGAAGAAGTACGGAATTTTCATCAGCAAATAAGCAATAATAAATATCAATCGGAAATACATTTACCCAAACCAACCATTCATTATCCAGCTCAAACCAATACCAATTCGGCTATAGATTTACATGAGATATGGAGCTTTTGCGAGTACAATAATTCTACCATATTAATTGGAACTGAAGAGGGACTTTTAACCTATAACCCTTACAATAAACAATTTGATAAAGTTAATTTTGGAAATAAAGAGTATAGTCTATTAAACAATTCTACTTTTGTATGTTTATATGTTGATGAAAATAAACTACTATGGGCCGGAACAAATAGCGATGGAGCATTAACTCATGATCTTGAAACCGGGGAAACACAATATTTTTCAACGGCATACAACCCTTACTCTCCCATTCAAAGCAATTCAATCAGAGATTTAAACGTTGATCATTCAGGATTAATATGGATAGCAACAAAATTTGAAGGTGCCTATATATATGATCGACGACAAGAAGAGTTTTCACATATTGTTGACAATAGTAACAAAGGGCTAAGCGACCGATTTATTATGTGCTTTCTTGAAGATGAACAGGAAAGTGATTTGTGGATTGGAACGAAAAATGGGGGACTCAATAAATATAACCTAGTTGATGAAACATTTATCAATTATAGTTTTAAAGGTAAACTTCGTTCAAACAGAATACAATATATACTTAATGCAGATAAGGATCATCTTTGGGTACAAACTCAAAATGGGCTCGAATTCTTTAATAAAAACACAGGCACATCAATATTTTACCCCAATCCCAATCATGTAGTTTTATCTCTTTTACAAGACAAAGACAATATATGGATTGGCAGTAATAATGGCATTAGCTGTTTTAATACAAAACTTAGAGAATATATAACAATTACTTCTAAACACCAATTTCTATTCAACAACTCTAAATTTCCTGTTATTCAACTTATTAAAGCTAAAGATGATTCATTTTGGATTGGCTCTTCAAACGATGGTTTGTACAGATATTATTATCAAAACGACAGCCTCATTCATTACCTCCATTCCAATTCCGACCCTACATCCATTAGTGGAAATATGATTAGAGGAATGTATATCGATTCAAATGGTATTTTGTGGATTGGCACCAAAGGAGCCGGATTGAATCGATATGATGAAAACACCAATTCATTTACTCAAATTAATACAGAAGAAGATATATCATCACGCACCATTTATAACATTAAAGAAGATAACAATCATAATTTATGGATGACAACCCATAATGGGATTCTTAAATATGACAAACATCGAAATACAACCACTCAATTTAATATGGATTATGGCTTGCAAGGAAAAGTATTTGAGTTAAACGCTTCTTGTAAACTATCCAACGGAAAAATAGTTGCCGGGGGTCAAAATGGATTTAACATTTTCGATCCTGATAAAGTATCTCGAAAACACTACAAAGCCCCTCTTGTTATTAGCAAAATTAAGACTTTTGATAAAATTATAAGACAAAACATAGTTGAAGAAACATACTTACCTCTCGACCAAGAAAGTAATTATATAACATTTGAATTTGCCTTGCTGGACTACAGTCGGCCTGCCCAAAACGAATATGCTTATAAACTGGTACCCTTTGATAAAGACTGGATTTATTGCAACAATCGCAACTATGCATCCTATACAAATCTTCCGAGTGGAAAATATACATTTATGCTAAAAGGTTCAAACTCCGATGGAGTATGGAACAACAAAGGCTTAGCTGTTGAATTATTAATACCAGCATCATTAATAGAAAAAACATGGTTTCAAATTCTATTAATAATATTGCTTTTAACTATTGCTACATTATATATCCTGCTGCGAAACAAGAAAATTAAAGATCGAGAAATTCAATTAAAAACATTAGTTAAAGAACGAACTTTAGCTCTTCAGCAAGCTAACGAAACACTCACAACCAAAAGTGATCAGATAGAATATCAAAACAAAGAACTTCGCGAACACAGACAGAATCTGGAAAAACTTATTATAGAAAGAACAGCAGACTTACAAAAGGCTAAAGAGAAAGCAGAGGAAAGCGACAAGTTAAAATCTGCCTTTTTGGCCAATATGAGCCACGAAATAAGAACTCCCCTTAATGCTATATTGGGCTTTTCATCTTTAATAGCATCTTCGCACTATTCTAAGCAGGAGCTTGACGATATGAATACAATTATTCAAACTAACGGCAATGCTTTATTACAATTAATAAACGACATCATCGACATATCAATGATAGAAGCCAATCAGCTAGAAATAAAGAATAAAAAATTTAAACTCACTCCTTTTTTAAATAACCTACAACAGAGTTTTAAAGCTCATTTACAAT includes:
- a CDS encoding two-component regulator propeller domain-containing protein produces the protein MKTKYIITVLFSCLFVQLQIAQKTVKFKQLSSTQGLPGVSIQCLHQDKNGLMWIGIEASGLCRYDGNSYTLFKSSDKDNHHLSNNFVTSISSDNHGHLWVGTLDGLNKVNTDTYEIKNFYQTNNNSLINNSITTLLCDNYGYIWIGTSRGLSILNPETNTFYNLHELSTSNNKTQTTNILSIYETSNHDIYIGTNQSGFFIFSSEEVRNFHQQISNNKYQSEIHLPKPTIHYPAQTNTNSAIDLHEIWSFCEYNNSTILIGTEEGLLTYNPYNKQFDKVNFGNKEYSLLNNSTFVCLYVDENKLLWAGTNSDGALTHDLETGETQYFSTAYNPYSPIQSNSIRDLNVDHSGLIWIATKFEGAYIYDRRQEEFSHIVDNSNKGLSDRFIMCFLEDEQESDLWIGTKNGGLNKYNLVDETFINYSFKGKLRSNRIQYILNADKDHLWVQTQNGLEFFNKNTGTSIFYPNPNHVVLSLLQDKDNIWIGSNNGISCFNTKLREYITITSKHQFLFNNSKFPVIQLIKAKDDSFWIGSSNDGLYRYYYQNDSLIHYLHSNSDPTSISGNMIRGMYIDSNGILWIGTKGAGLNRYDENTNSFTQINTEEDISSRTIYNIKEDNNHNLWMTTHNGILKYDKHRNTTTQFNMDYGLQGKVFELNASCKLSNGKIVAGGQNGFNIFDPDKVSRKHYKAPLVISKIKTFDKIIRQNIVEETYLPLDQESNYITFEFALLDYSRPAQNEYAYKLVPFDKDWIYCNNRNYASYTNLPSGKYTFMLKGSNSDGVWNNKGLAVELLIPASLIEKTWFQILLIILLLTIATLYILLRNKKIKDREIQLKTLVKERTLALQQANETLTTKSDQIEYQNKELREHRQNLEKLIIERTADLQKAKEKAEESDKLKSAFLANMSHEIRTPLNAILGFSSLIASSHYSKQELDDMNTIIQTNGNALLQLINDIIDISMIEANQLEIKNKKFKLTPFLNNLQQSFKAHLQFAQKSSSIEILLEIPKKSNEQDLTVYTDRERLEQILTNLFSNAIKFTLQGHIKFGYTIPFNTNNIQFYIEDTGIGIDEKYLNEIFDRFRKIESSNQSLQRGTGLGLSICSNLIKLLNGQIYVESMKGKGTRFTFNLPILVNNKNTNIKSNICDSMNIPSSQNQN